Proteins from a genomic interval of Crassostrea angulata isolate pt1a10 chromosome 7, ASM2561291v2, whole genome shotgun sequence:
- the LOC128192953 gene encoding ceramide phosphoethanolamine synthase-like, giving the protein MFSYMLQSMHSERGCYFISGLLLLLYIFIMDIILYCSLENTTLIDQKHEGSYSPFHPLSTKLLMSDPIQHYIINPTSEFFDEITKFSKIFYFISPNMISFTHLSMSLIAAKFVSSDNLKTRRLGVLLYQFRTWLDSLDGVVFRSHKNQQHEYKSHHDSWGFFIDAGSDITGAVIFSFGVLFYLFKLPVSFFNKYKEEGTATLPLTKSENGYSSGEKTNGKPSKKMLFWKCLCFGMQVFVASGTWDKRVEQYGEIYAKKLDAQKTVRQTSSLHSLSTWIILYIWRYIDGQALLQVYCLVIFMDKVWEFLNFVQYLGFAVIIFINVISEIHLKHVRGYIGL; this is encoded by the exons ATGGACATTATTCTATACTGCTCCCTGGAAAACACCACACTGATCGATCAGAAGCACGAAGGGTCCTACTCTCCCTTCCATCCTCTCTCAACAAAGTTGCTGATGAGCGATCCAATACAGCATTATATTATCAACCCCACATCCGAATTCTTCGATGAAATCACCAAATTCAGCAAGATTTTCTACTTCATTTCACCAAACATGATAAGCTTCACCCATCTATCCATGTCTTTGATAGCAGCCAAGTTTGTCTCATCGGATAATTTGAAAACGCGTAGACTTGGTGTTCTTCTGTACCAGTTCAGAACATGGCTCGACAGTTTGGATGGGGTTGTTTTCCGAAGTCATAAAAACCAGCAGCATGAGTACAAGTCTCATCATGATAGCTGGGGATTTTTCATAGATGCTGGTAGTGATATCACTGGCGCTGTGATCTTTTCATTCggagttttattttatttgtttaaactaCCAGTGtcctttttcaataaatataagGAGGAAGGTACCGCCACTTTACCGCTTACCAAATCAGAAAATGGTTACAGCAGTGGTGAAAAAACAAACGGGAAACCCAGCAAGAAAATGCTCTTCTGGAAGTGCTTATGTTTCGGAATGCAGGTATTTGTGGCTTCTGGAACATGGGACAAGCGGGTAGAGCAGTATGGTGAAATATATGCAAAAAAGTTGGATGCACAGAAGACA GTACGCCAGACGTCCTCACTTCACTCGCTGAGTACATGGATCATCTTGTACATCTGGCGGTATATCGACGGCCAGGCCCTGCTGCAGGTCTATTGTCTTGTAATATTCATGGACAAAGTCTGG GAATTTCTGAACTTTGTGCAGTACCTTGGTTTTGCTGTGATTATATTTATCAACGTGATTTCAGAAATTCACCTCAAACAT gttCGAGGATATATTGGGCTCTAG